The sequence CCTTCCTGCGAGGCGTGGGTCGGGGTCGCTTTTTCCTGCTCCTCGAGCCGGTTGCTGATCTGAGTTTCGGTGGTGCGGAGCTCATGTTCGAGGATGTCCTCGTCATTGACCTCCAGCACCAGGTGGATGCCGCCCTGGAGATCCAGTCCAAGCACCACCGGCCGGGTGAAAATCACGCCGACCGAAACCACGACCAAAAGAACTACTACAATCGCCCAGTTACGCACTCTCGCGGGCATCGCTATCCGCCTCGGTTTGCCGGCTTTGGCGCCGAAAACCCTTTTTCTTAATAATAAAAAGCCCGAGCCGCTGGCCTTCCAGGGAAAGTGTTGCTGCTCCGGTGGCCCGGCACTCTAGTGGCAGGCCTCTGCAATGTCCAACCAACTGAAATCGATATGAATTCAGCGATCTACTTTGTTGGCTCGTCTCCGACCTTGCGGCTGACGCTGGCCGGGGTGACGCGCACGCGCACCTTCTCGGCGATCTCCACGGTGATGGCGTCCTCGCCCACGCGGGTGATCTTTCCATAGATCCCGCCATTGGTGACGACCTCGTCGCCGGGCTTGAGCGCGGCGACCATCGCCTCATGCTCCTTGGCGCGCTTTTGCTGGGGGCGCAGCAGCAGGAAGTAGAAGATCACGAAGATCAGGATGAGCGGCATCATCTGGAACAGGGGGCTGGGCTTGGCCGGATCGGCCGCCTGTGCCAGGACCGCAAAAAGTTGGTAATTCAATGTTCGGGGCCTCCCAAATAGGCTTCGAGGAAGCCGCTCTTATACTCAAGGAAACGCCCGGCTTCAATGGCGGCGCGCACCTCTCGCATCATGTTCAGGTAAAAGTGAAGGTTATGGGTTGTAAGTAGCCGTGACGACAGGATTTCTCCCGCCTGATAGAGATGGCGGACGTAGGCCCGCGAGTAGTTGACGCAGGAATAGCAGGCGCAGCTTTCCTCAAGTGGGGC comes from Chrysiogenia bacterium and encodes:
- the yajC gene encoding preprotein translocase subunit YajC, producing MMPLILIFVIFYFLLLRPQQKRAKEHEAMVAALKPGDEVVTNGGIYGKITRVGEDAITVEIAEKVRVRVTPASVSRKVGDEPTK